One Bacteroidota bacterium genomic window, AATTAAACAGGCTTTACACAAAACAAAAAAGATCACGGGGCTTCATGGAAGATGGGAACTAATACATGAACATCCAACTGTTGTATTGGATGTAGGACATAATGAAGATGGCATTAAACAAATTGTACAGCAACTTGAACTCACCACTTATCGTCAACTGCATATTATAACCGGTTTTGTTAAAGATAAAGAAGTGGAAAAAGTTTTAGCACTCCTTCCTCATGCTGCTCGTTATTATTTTACCCAGGCTCAAATACCCAGAGCATTGCCTGCTGAACAACTGAAAGAAAAAGCTGCGGAATTCAATTTGAAAGGAGAAGCTTATCCCGATGTAAATACGGCATTGAAACATGCTTTAAATAAAGCTCATAAAGACGATCTCATTCTTGTTTGCGGGAGTGTGTTTCTTGTTGGAGAAGTCAATACTTTAGCTCATGCATTTTTTCCAATGCATACATAATGCAGGTAACATGCATTGACTGAACAATCTTTTTATCTTTCAGCAATTGCTTCACTTCATCTACAGACAATAATTCAACTTCTATTTCTTCATTGCCATCCAGTTCCTGTTTACTTGTAAGTTTGCCGCCCCTGGCCAGGAACATATGCATGAGGTTATTATTGGTGGAAGGATTAGCAGAGGTTGGGCCAAGATATTCAAATGAAGAGAATGTATAGCCTGTTTCTTCTTTCAGCTCTCTTGCAATTGCCTCTTCAAAATTTTTATCTGTATCATCAACACAACCGCCGGGAATTTCAATACAGGTTTCACCTAAGGCATGACGATATTGCTTCACCATTATTATTCTTCCGTCATCCGTTACAGGCACTGCGGTAACCCAGGTAGGGAATTCATACACATAATAAGGATCGATGATCTTTCCTCCAGGTGTTTCGCATTTATCTTTTCTTACTTTAAACCACAGATCGCTGAAGAGATATTCGGATTTAAGAATTTTCCAGTTCAAGTCACTCATTAAGTATAGAATTGTTATTTAAAGTTCTCCCCATCGACATCCCGGATAAATTGTATCACACCGCTCATAAAAATCTGCTGATCGTCGTACATAGCAAGATGACTACCGTTGGGGCAATAAAGATAACGTCCTTTCTGCACTAGTGTACTTTGTTCTTTCATTGCTTCAGGATCCATCGTGTCATGTTTAGCTCCGATCATCAGGGTAGGAATTTTTATCTCCTTCAGTCGGGCTTTCACATCCCAGTTAGCTAATCTTCCTGCAATACCAAATTCAGATGGGCCCTGCATCATTTTATAGATCTCATAATTCGTATGACTGAAAGAACGGGTTACCGGTTCAGGCCATTCTTTCAACCTGCATATATGTTCATTATAAAAATTAGGGGTCAATAATTCCATATATCTCGGACTTGTAAATTCACCTTTTGCCTCGATCGCTTTAATTTCTTCCACCACTTTCGGATCCATTTGTTTTGCCAGCACTTCAGAATATTTTCCATATTCGGGGCAGCTCGCCATCATATTGGCAACGATCAATGCTTTCATATTATCCTGGTATTTTAAAGCATAGCTCATACCCAAAATTCCTCCCCATGAATTACCGAGTATATAAAAATTAGTTGCATCGGCGCCAATTGCTTTGCGTACCTGTTCTACTTCTTCTACAAAACGATCTGTTGTCCATAAACTGCTATCGGTTGGTTTATCCGACCGATAAGACCCTAACTGATCATATTCATAAAACTCGATCCCTTCTTTCGGAAAGAAACTTTCAAAACATTCCATATACTCACCTGTGGCGGCAGGACCGCCATGCAGCAATAGAACTTTAATACGTGGATTATTGCCAAATCGTTTTGTCCAAACTTTAAAATCTCCAACAGGGGTTTGTATCGGGATCATTTTTATCCCGGCCATCTGAACGCCACTATCGCTATAATTGAAATAAGCGGATACCGGCTGGTTACCATCTTTGTTTGGCTTATTTGGTTGGTTACATGCAGAAACAATGGATAGTACAATTATTACTGGCAACAATTTTCTCATAGCAATTATTTTACCCGAAAAGGTAATGAAATAATTCATATAGAATTTCAGGCCACAGAGAACCACGAAGTGTAAAAAGAGTTGCACGGAGTTAAGGCAGCAATTCTCTGTGAAACTCCATTCCCTCTGGGGTTCTCTGTGGCCAATTACTTCAAACAGCAGGTTTGTAACTGAAAATTTGAGCTTAACTTGTCATTCTCAAAAATTATAATATGAGAATTTATATTACTGCTTTCCTGTTATTGTTTTTTGTTACTGTAAAAGCACAAACAAAGCAAGACACAATAAAATTATTACGCAGCACAGCAATGCTGTATGATCTTGAATATTCAGACTCAGAGGCCGATTCAATGATCGGCAATATCCGTAACAACCTGCAACTGTACCAAGGCATGCATAAAACTTTACCGACAAACGACATCCCCTACCCTTTTGCATTCAGCCCTATACCTTTTGGAAATGAAATAAAAAGAACAGCTCAAAAAGTTGAGCTTTCGATCCGCTATGGTGTGCAGGTTCCGAAAAACAAACCCGATCTCGCATTTTATTCTATTCCTGAATTAGCAGGATTGATCAAAGAGAAAAAAATAACATCACTCGAGTTGACAAAGTTTTTTATTGAACGTTTAAAAAAATGGGGTGATACATTGCAATGCGTTATCACATTAACTGAAGATACAGCAATAGCGCAGGCGATGCGTGCCGATGCTGAAATGAAAGCAGGAAAATATCGTGGCTTGTTGCATGGCATACCTTATGGGTTAAAAGATCTGTTTGCTGTGAGAGGATATAAAACTACCTGGGGCAGTACACCCTATAAAGACCAGTATGTGGATGAAGATGCATACGTGTATAAAAAATTAAGAGATGCCGGTGCCGTATTATGTGCAAAGCTTTCGATGGGTGCATTAGCACAAAACAATAAATGGTTTGGTGGTGAAACAAAAAATCCATGGAACCTGAATGAAGGTTCAAGCGGTTCATCTGCCGGGTCTGCATCTGCAACTGCAGCCGGTTTGTTACCGTTTGCAATCGGAACAGAAACGTTGGGCTCAATCGTTTCTCCTTCCACAAGATGCGGGGTAACAGGTTTGCGACCAACATTTGGATCGATCAGCCGCAGCGGGGCAATGGTGCTTTGCTGGAGCCTCG contains:
- a CDS encoding amidase translates to MRIYITAFLLLFFVTVKAQTKQDTIKLLRSTAMLYDLEYSDSEADSMIGNIRNNLQLYQGMHKTLPTNDIPYPFAFSPIPFGNEIKRTAQKVELSIRYGVQVPKNKPDLAFYSIPELAGLIKEKKITSLELTKFFIERLKKWGDTLQCVITLTEDTAIAQAMRADAEMKAGKYRGLLHGIPYGLKDLFAVRGYKTTWGSTPYKDQYVDEDAYVYKKLRDAGAVLCAKLSMGALAQNNKWFGGETKNPWNLNEGSSGSSAGSASATAAGLLPFAIGTETLGSIVSPSTRCGVTGLRPTFGSISRSGAMVLCWSLDKAGPICRSAEDAAIVFNYIKGTDGKDPGAVDKPFNYNGVADFTKLRVAYAENYFKRLPADAAPQKVLDVYRSIGANLTPVEFPDSVLYPVNFISIILGAESAAAFDELTRTNRDDLVERQDRFFWPNGFRSGQMIPAVEYINANRYRYQLCKAFNEFMKNYDVVIIPTFSGRQLALTNLTGHPVVVMPVGFNQTGSPQSITLIGNLYDEATILAAAKAYQDKTDFNKQHPEKFKN
- a CDS encoding alpha/beta fold hydrolase codes for the protein MRKLLPVIIVLSIVSACNQPNKPNKDGNQPVSAYFNYSDSGVQMAGIKMIPIQTPVGDFKVWTKRFGNNPRIKVLLLHGGPAATGEYMECFESFFPKEGIEFYEYDQLGSYRSDKPTDSSLWTTDRFVEEVEQVRKAIGADATNFYILGNSWGGILGMSYALKYQDNMKALIVANMMASCPEYGKYSEVLAKQMDPKVVEEIKAIEAKGEFTSPRYMELLTPNFYNEHICRLKEWPEPVTRSFSHTNYEIYKMMQGPSEFGIAGRLANWDVKARLKEIKIPTLMIGAKHDTMDPEAMKEQSTLVQKGRYLYCPNGSHLAMYDDQQIFMSGVIQFIRDVDGENFK
- a CDS encoding NUDIX hydrolase gives rise to the protein MSDLNWKILKSEYLFSDLWFKVRKDKCETPGGKIIDPYYVYEFPTWVTAVPVTDDGRIIMVKQYRHALGETCIEIPGGCVDDTDKNFEEAIARELKEETGYTFSSFEYLGPTSANPSTNNNLMHMFLARGGKLTSKQELDGNEEIEVELLSVDEVKQLLKDKKIVQSMHVTCIMYALEKMHELKY